The following proteins are co-located in the Dromiciops gliroides isolate mDroGli1 chromosome 2, mDroGli1.pri, whole genome shotgun sequence genome:
- the MAMDC4 gene encoding apical endosomal glycoprotein: MWGELGVLGNAASLGSALCSNSKLITGAKSPHLGFPSSACSLVIAQSVPLLPDLSSTLLFCPHSSSHSTPPLYSAIHSPLDNFSCPRDYVSAPLSSLPGLIFSHYVSSRKTICNFVCDFWDCSDENQCGYHQESPSLRAPFACDFEQDTCGWQDISTSGYRWLRDRAGSAFRSPEPHSDHTFGTDLGWYMAVGTHQGKEPAIAALRSPVLHEAAATCEIRFWYHGNIQDVANLRMELTHNSETLTLWQSLGQLGGNGWQELVVATGRVQGDFWVTISATRNATHRGAVALDDMEFWNCGLPSPQNSCTIYQHHCNNYACVALTELCDGEDNCGDTSDENQVSCSEVRHKVTDFENGLGEWTNSSGWVITQGSEASLASAEPIRDHSKNSASGSFLLSKADEGTAVLVSPEFHPSHTNTCLFTFYYYLHGSEAGSLQLSLQSQDPESPQTDIIRTRRGELGAAWVRDRVTIYFEHPFRILLKGETGPGGVVGLDDLILSQQCKRVSKASAPGPLPGVPQYLQQLTKIDSRTQMDNFCEPGHFSCGELCLSPEQLCDFVPQCAGGVDEENCGGTNFESDTGGWEDASVGHLQWQRLSAQNNSDPRTDSEGNETGHFLLVQQAWGQLMGVARARTPVLGPSGPACALRMAYYLEGHPQGFLALRVVEDGAHKLAWHIQTNSNDTWRWVTVPLGERMRPFQLELLGMVDLNVPGTKGVGVDEIAFVNCNPIETTEKDTELSCNFERDSCGWYPEHKTDTLWQRTSIQGPGYDHTTSQGHFMYLDPSEPPARGRGARLLTALQVPPTHNECLSFWYHLYGPQIGTLSLMLRRDGEADMHLWARTGTHGNRWQQAWATLSHPPDSVTKYHLAFEAHRNGYHGNMAVDDITVRPGPCWAPQRCSFESSACGFLSSGQGTWQRQGNATGTTIRGPRADHTTETPEGHYMMVDTSPSALPQGQTAFLTSEEYSPLAQPGCLTFWYHLSLQNPGTLRVHVEEGKRRQVFSVSAQGGFAWRLGSVYVQPEKDWKVVFEAVGAGVEHTYIAVDDLHLKDGPCPQPGSCDFESDMCSWSHTPWPGLGGYSWDWSSGATPSRYPQPSVDHTLGTETGHFAFFDTSVLGPGGRAAWLRSEPLPPTPMGGSCLRFWYHMGFPEHFYKGELKVLLISSQGVLTLWGTGGYLRHQWLEGHIQVTSQVEFQIVFEATLGGQPVLGPIALDDIMYQTGQSCEPLVPAGEESSKSATIPVVTITLLIALILGLLAFVVWRRLKKGGHPFKRQKEENNTSSGFDNVVFNSDHVTLPPVTGDQ, translated from the exons ATGTGGGGGGAGTTGGGAGTCCTAGGAAATGCTGCTTCCCTGGGATCAGCATTGTGTAGCAACAGTAAGCTGATAACTGGGGCAAAGTCCCCCCACTTGGGCTTTCCAAGTTCTGCCTGCTCCCTGGTCATTGCACAGTCTGTCCCTCTGCTGCCTGACCTCTCATCCACTCTTCTCTTCTGCCCTCATTCCTCTTCACACAGCACCCCTCCTCTCTACTCTGCCATCCACTCTCCCCTAGACAATTTCTCCTGTCCCAGAGACTATGTATCcgctcctctttcttctcttcctggcCTCATTTTCAG TCACTACGTGAGCTCCAGGAAGACCATCTGCAATTTCGTGTGTGACTTCTGGGACTGCTCCGATGAAAACCAGTGTG GTTACCACCAAGAGTCTCCTTCCCTGCGTGCTCCTTTCgcctgtgactttgagcaagacACCTGTGGCTGGCAGGACATCAGTACTTCTGGCTACCGCTGGCTCCGGGACCGGGCAGGGTCAGCCTTTAGGAGTCCAGAGCCCCACTCAGACCACACGTTTGGCACTGACCTGG GCTGGTACATGGCTGTAGGCACCCACCAAGGCAAGGAACCAGCCATAGCTGCCTTGCGCTCCCCTGTCCTTCATGAGGCAGCTGCCACCTGTGAAATAAGGTTCTGGTACCATGGAAATATCCAAG ATGTGGCCAATCTTCGAATGGAGCTAACACACAACTCAGAGACGCTTACATTGTGGCAAAGCTTAGGGCAATTGGGAGGAAATGGCTGGCAAGAGCTGGTGGTGGCCACAGGGCGTGTTCAGGGAGATTTCTGG GTCACTATCTCTGCTACACGCAATGCCACACATAGGGGAGCTGTGGCCCTGGATGACATGGAATTCTGGAACTGCGGTCTCCCTT CCCCTCAGAACAGCTGTACCATATACCAACACCACTGTAACAACTATGCTTGTGTGGCACTGACTGAGCTTTGCGACGGAGAGGACAACTGTGGGGATACCTCTGATGAGAACCAAGTCTCCTGCAGTGAGG TGCGCCATAAAGTGACAGACTTTGAGAATGGTCTGGGCGAATGGACAAACAGTTCCGGGTGGGTGATAACCCAAGGTTCTGAAGCCTCCCTAGCATCAGCTGAGCCCATCCGGGACCACAGCAAGAACAGTGCATCAG GCTCTTTCCTACTCTCCAAGGCTGATGAAGGAACTGCTGTCCTTGTCAGCCCAGAGTTCCATCCTTCACATACCAACACCTGTTTG TTCACATTCTATTACTACCTACATGGTTCTGAGGCTGGGAGTCTGCAGCTGTCCCTGCAGAGCCAGGACCCTGAATCACCCCAGACAGACATCATACGGACTCGAAGAGGGGAGCTGGGGGCTGCCTGGGTCCGAGACAGGGTCACCATCTATTTTGAGCATCCCTTCCGG ATCCTCCTGAAGGGAGAAACTGGACCTGGAGGGGTCGTGGGCCTTGATGATCTGATCCTAAGTCAACAATGCAAACGAGTGTCCA AGGCCTCTGCTCCTGGACCCTTGCCTGGTGTGCCCCAGTACCTTCAGCAGCTCACCAAAATTGACTCCAGGACTCAGATGGACAATTTCTGCGAGCCTGGGCATTTCTCCTGTGGGGAATTGTGTCTCAGTCCAGAACAACTGTGTGACTTTGTGCCCCAGTGTGCAGGGGGTGTGGATGAAGAGAACTGTG GTGGAACAAACTTTGAGTCAGACACTGGGGGCTGGGAGGATGCCAGTGTGGGCCACCTACAGTGGCAGAGGCTCAGTGCTCAGAACAACTCTGACCCCAGGACCGATTCTGAAGGAAATGAAACTG GACACTTCCTGTTGGTGCAGCAGGCCTGGGGGCAGCTGATGGGGGTGGCCAGGGCACGTACCCCTGTTCTAGGCCCATCTGGCCCAGCCTGTGCCCTCAGGATGGCCTATTACCTCGAAGGCCACCCACAAG GGTTCCTGGCACTCCGGGTGGTAGAAGATGGTGCCCATAAGTTGGCCTGGCATATTCAGACAAACAGCAATGACACATGGAGATGGGTGACAGTGCCACTTGGAGAAAGGATGAGGCCTTTCCAG TTGGAGCTCCTGGGGATGGTAGATTTGAATGTCCCAGGGACAAAAGGGGTCGGAGTAGATGAAATTGCCTTTGTGAACTGTAACCCTATTGAGACCACAGAGAAGGACACAG AGCTCTCATGTAACTTTGAAAGGGATTCCTGTGGTTGGTATCCTGAACACAAAACTGATACCCTGTGGCAAAGGACTTCAATACAAGGCCCAGGCTATGACCATACCACCAGCCAAG GCCACTTCATGTATTTGGATCCCTCGGAGCCTCCAGCCCGAGGAAGAGGTGCCCGCCTCCTCACAGCTCTCCAGGTTCCCCCAACTCACAATGAGTGTCTCTCTTTCTGGTACCACCTTTATGGGCCCCAAATTG GGACACTAAGTCTGATGCTAAGACGAGATGGAGAGGCTGATATGCACTTGTGGGCGAGGACAGGCACTCATGGCAACCGATGGCAGCAGGCCTGGGCCACCCTCTCTCACCCTCCAGATTCTGTCACCAAGTACCAT CTGGCGTTTGAGGCTCACAGGAACGGGTACCATGGCAACATGGCAGTGGATGACATCACCGTGAGACCAGGCCCCTGCTGGGCTCCTCAACGCTGTTCCTTTGAAAGCTCAGCCTGTGGATTCTTATCTAGTGGGCAGGGAACCTGGCAACGACAGGGCAATGCCACCGGCACCACCATAAGGGGCCCACGTGCAGACCACACTACAGAGACCCCTGAAG GACACTACATGATGGTGGACACAAGCCCAAGTGCCCTGCCCCAGGGCCAGACAGCCTTCCTGACCTCTGAAGAGTACTCACCCCTGGCCCAGCCTGGCTGCTTGACTTTTTGGTATCATCTGAGCCTCCAGAATCCTG GCACACTCCGTGTCCACGTGGAAGAGGGCAAGAGACGCCAGGTATTCAGTGTGAGTGCCCAAGGTGGTTTCGCCTGGCGCTTGGGCAGTGTGTATGTCCAGCCTGAAAAAGACTGGAAG GTGGTGTTTGAGGCCGTTGGAGCTGGGGTGGAGCACACATACATTGCTGTGGATGATCTTCACCTGAAGGATGGGCCTTGCCCTCAGCCAG GGTCCTGTGACTTTGAATCAGACATGTGCAGTTGGAGTCACACACCTTGGCCAGGCCTAGGGGGCTATAGCTGGGACTGGAGCAGTGGTGCCACGCCCTCCAGGTACCCCCAGCCCTCTGTGGACCACACCCTGGGCACTGAAACCG GTCACTTTGCCTTCTTTGACACCAGTGTTCTGGGTCCTGGAGGTCGGGCAGCTTGGCTTCGAAGTGAGCCCCTCCCCCCTACTCCCATGGGTGGTTCCTGTCTTCGATTCTGGTATCACATGGGCTTTCCAGAGCATTTCT ACAAGGGCGAACTGAAAGTCCTCCTAATTAGCTCCCAGGGTGTGCTGACCTTGTGGGGTACTGGGGGATATCTGCGCCACCAGTGGCTTGAAGGCCATATCCAGGTGACGAGCCAGGTGGAGTTTCAG ATTGTGTTTGAGGCCACCCTGGGGGGCCAGCCTGTCCTAGGCCCCATTGCATTAGATGACATCATGTACCAGACAGGGCAGAGCTGTGAGCCACTGGTACCTGCTGGAG AGGAGTCCTCGAAATCTGCAACAATACCTGTGGTCACCATCACCCTTTTGATTGCTTTGATCCTGGGC